One Festucalex cinctus isolate MCC-2025b chromosome 1, RoL_Fcin_1.0, whole genome shotgun sequence genomic region harbors:
- the mrps7 gene encoding small ribosomal subunit protein uS7m yields the protein MATSFPGLLKPWTPRVLAMRWSRYNPYYLEPEVKREAYDKPETELSDEEREKKALKALRPIKAATSSVTSSVFHDPVVSKFINLMMKHGNKILARGIMTETLEHIKRQQVEKYHKAPEGKREEIECNPYAIFHQALDNCKPAVGLASIQKGAKYYQVPVPLKDNRRRFLAMKWMITECRDNKHRRTHIYEKLSQELMAAFVKEGNVFKRKIDMHKMAEANRAYAHYRWW from the exons ATGGCGACTTCCTTCCCTGGACTCCTAAAACCTTGGACGCCCAG GGTGTTGGCGATGCGATGGAGCAGATACAATCCATACTACTTGGAACCAGAGGTGAAGAGGGAGGCCTATGACAAACCAGAGACAGAACTCAGCGATGAGGAGAGGGAAAAGAAGGCGCTGAAAGCTCTGAGGCCAATCAAGGCGGCCACAAGCAGCGTCACCAGCTCGGTTTTCCATGATCCTGTCGTCAG TAAGTTCATCAACTTGATGATGAAGCATGGAAACAAAATTTTGGCACGGGGGATCATGACAGAG ACATTGGAGCATATTAAAAGGCAACAGGTGGAGAAGTACCACAAAGCTCCAGAAGGAAAGAGAGAGGAGATAGAGTGCAACCCTTACGCCATCTTCCATCAAGCTTTAGACAACTGTAAGCCTGCCGTTGGTCTTGCCAGTATCCAGAAAGGTGCAAAGTACTACCAG GTTCCAGTGCCGCTTAAAGACAACAGGCGGCGCTTCCTTGCAATGAAATGGATGATCACGGAGTGCAGGGACAACAAGCACCGGCGCACGCACATATATGAAAAACTCTCCCAGGAGCTGATGGCTGCCTTCGTTAAGGAAGGAAATGTCTTCAAGAGGAAGATTGATATGCACAAGATGGCTGAAGCCAACAGAGCATACGCGCATTACCGCTGGTGGTAG
- the slc25a19 gene encoding mitochondrial thiamine pyrophosphate carrier produces the protein MVGYDPRTQGVPLSAQEAALAGSAAGMVTRVLISPLDVIKIRFQLQIESLSSTRPGGKYTGLFQAARCIHTEEGPTAFWKGHVPAQLLSICYGAVQFATFEFLTKAVHDATAFDSQTSGVHFLCGGLSACSATVVCQPLDTLRTRFAAQGEPKLYRNLTDGIRTMWSSEGALTFYRGLSPVLIAVFPYAGLQFFFYNVFKRLLVPPPSAGKSGENLRSLVCGSGAGMISKTVTYPFDLFKKRLQVGGFEEARVHFGQVRRYRGLADCVAQMAKEEGVRGFFKGLSPSLVKAALSTGFTFFWYEVFLNVRRDLKNVPRNDDDLNKRAAGR, from the exons ATGGTGGGCTATGACCCCAGGACACAGGGCGTACCGCTCAGTGCCCAGGAGGCAGCCCTGGCGGGGTCCGCTGCCGGCATGGTGACCCGAGTCCTCATCAGCCCCTTGGACGTCATTAAAATACGATTTCAG CTTCAGATTGAGAGTCTGTCCTCGACAAGGCCAGGAGGGAAGTACACAGGATTATTTCAGGCGGCACGTTGCATTCACACCGAAGAAGGCCCCACTGCTTTTTGGAAGGGTCACGTCCCGGCACAGCTGCTCTCCATCTGCTATGGAGCAGTGCAG TTTGCCACTTTTGAGTTTCTGACCAAGGCGGTGCACGATGCGACGGCGTTCGACAGCCAGACGTCCGGGGTGCACTTCCTGTGCGGAGGCTTGTCGGCCTGCTCGGCCACGGTGGTGTGTCAGCCTCTGGACACGCTCAGGACGCGCTTTGCCGCCCAGGGCGAGCCCAAG ttGTACAGGAACCTGACAGATGGCATACGTACGATGTGGAGTTCAGAGGGTGCGCTGACATTCTACCGAGGCCTCTCTCCGGTGCTCATTGCCGTGTTTCCTTACGCCGGCCTGCAGTTCTTCTTCTACAACGTCTTCAAAAGGCTTCTGGTGCCGCCTCCTTCCGCTGGGAAATCGGGAG AGAACCTCAGGAGTCTGGTTTGTGGCAGTGGAGCCGGAATGATTAGCAAAACAGTCACATATCCGTTTGACCTCTTCAAGAAGAGACTTCAAGTTGGAGGCTTCGAGGAGGCCAGAGTCCACTTTGGACAG GTGCGGCGCTACCGAGGCTTGGCAGACTGTGTGGCGCAGATGGCCAAAGAGGAGGGCGTGCGAGGCTTCTTTAAAGGCCTCTCTCCCAGCCTGGTCAAGGCGGCCCTGTCCACCGGCTTCACTTTCTTCTGGTATGAAGTGTTCCTCAACGTGCGCCGAGATCTCAAAAACGTGCCGAGAAATGACGACGACCTCAACAAACGTGCTGCGGGAAGATAA
- the gga3b gene encoding ADP-ribosylation factor-binding protein GGA3 isoform X2: MAFQEGESLESWLNKATHPTNRQEDWEYIIGFCDQVNKELEGPQIAIPLLVHKIHSPQEWEALQALTVLEACMKNCGRRFHNEVGKYRFLNELIKVVSPKYMGDSAPEKVKTKIVEMLYSWTVAFSNEPKINEAYQTLRRQGLVTRDPELPLDRTLIPSPPTRPKHPVFDNEDMGKLLAELLRSKNPEDLQEANRLIKNMVKEDEVRVQKASKRNNTLEEVNINVKLLSEMLSHYDKDASSDSDKEIIKELYERCDKLRRATFKMATEAEDNDTSLGDILQASDDLSRVINSYKKIVEGLPINGDSQEPRGHAHSDSPETTDTLIDLDPPSPPQPAAPVRLCGDLSDILGDSSFPALPPPPKHPPGSLASQSNSPGHPPPEKASDALSLLDNELLSLGLNDDHPALLSDQSKPKLNDVSNQWSSMQAPASNTDLFGSAVGPLLPPAEPDFTSLQNLQDFAMMGFPSHKSHTMVGSTFGTPAVVLPPAPVSSSPSPASLLQGIVQGSPARTQNLASGPGSPLFRSLSPAHPAVQESPARAAQMSLSNVHVPLEAIRPSKVLPVTAYDKDGVRVLLNFASDSPPGRPDVLVMVVSMLNTAPLPVHGVVLQAAVPKSMKVKLQPPSGTELAAFNPILPPASITQVMLLANPTKEKVRLRYKLAFTLGDVLRNEVGEVDQFPPPEEWGHL; encoded by the exons ATGGCGTTTCAGGAAGGGGAGTCGCTTGAATCCTGGCTAA ATAAAGCCACCCATCCAACAAACAGACAAGAGGACTGGGAGTATATAATAGGTTTCTGTGACCAAGTCAACAAAGAACTGGAAgg CCCCCAAATTGCAATACCACTACTGGTCCACAAAATCCATTCGCCACAAGAATGGGAAGCTCTTCAGGCTCTTACA GTGTTAGAGGCATGCATGAAGAACTGCGGGAGGAGGTTTCATAACGAAGTTGGGAAATACAGATTTTTAAACGAGCTGATTAAAGTTGTGTCTCCAAAG TACATGGGCGATAGTGCGCCTGAGAAGGTGAAGACAAAGATTGTAGAAATGCTGTACAGCTGGACCGTTGCATTCTCCAATGAGCCCAAGATAAACGAAGCCTACCAAACACTGAGAAGACAAG GCCTGGTGACACGGGATCCAGAATTACCGCTGGACCGGACTTTGATTCCCTCTCCGCCCACACGGCCCAAACACCCAGTATTCGACAATGAAGACATGGGGAAG CTCCTTGCTGAGCTTCTCCGCAGCAAAAATCCCGAAGACCTGCAGGAGGCCAACAGGTTAATCAAAAATATGGTGAAAGAG GATGAGGTGCGGGTGCAGAAGGCGTCAAAGCGCAACAACACACTGGAGGAGGTGAACATCAACGTCAAGCTCTTATCTGAGATGCTCTCCCACTATGACAAAGACGCCTCATCAGACTCCGACAAGGAGATTATTAAG GAACTGTATGAGCGCTGTGATAAGCTGAGGCGGGCCACTTTCAAAATGGCCACCGAGGCTGAGGACAATGACACCAGTTTAG GTGACATCCTGCAGGCTAGCGACGACCTCTCCAGAGTCATCAACTCCTACAAGAAAATAGTCGAGGGATTGCCCATCAATGGAGACAGCCAGGAGCCTCGTGGACACGCACACAGCG ATTCGCCAGAGACGACGGACACGCTAATCGACCTGGACCCCCCGAGTCCTCCTCAGCCGGCGGCCCCCGTGCGGCTGTGCGGCGATCTGTCCGACATCTTGGGAGACTCGTCCTTCCCCGCCCTGCCTCCGCCTCCCAAACACCCGCCAGGCTCGCTGGCTAGTCAGAGCAACAGCCCGGGTCACCCTCCGCCCGAAAAGGCCTCCGACGCGCTCTCGCTTCTTGATAATGAGCTGCTGTCGTTAG GATTAAATGATGACCACCCCGCATTACTGAGCGACCAATCCAAACCAAAGCTGAACGACGTGTCTAATCAGTGGAGTTCCATGCAG GCCCCTGCATCCAATACGGATTTGTTTGGAAGTGCAGTAGGTCCGCTCTTGCCCCCAGCAGAACCCGACTTTACCTCGCTCCAGAACCTTCAAGACTTTGCTATGATGGGCTTCCCCAGTCATAAAAG TCACACAATGGTGGGAAGCACTTTTGGGACACCTGCAGTCGTTCTTCCCCCCGCACCCGTGTCGAGCTCCCCTTCTCCAGCTTCTCTCCTCCAGGGCATTGTACAGGGCTCTCCAGCGAGGACCCAGAACCTGGCCTCCGGCCCAGGAAGCCCACTGTTCCGCTCCCTGTCCCCAGCCCACCCTGCAGTCCAGGAAAGCCCAGCCAGAGCCGCACAGATGTCCCTAAGCAACGTACACGTTCCTCTGGAGGCCATCAGACCCA GTAAAGTGCTGCCGGTCACCGCCTACGACAAGGACGGCGTTCGGGTTCTGCTCAATTTTGCTTCCGACTCTCCCCCCGGCAGGCCCGATGTCTTGGTCATGGTGGTGTCCATGCTTAACACAGCGCCACTCCCTGTTCATGGGGTGGTACTGCAAGCTGCTGTACCAAAG TCAATGAAGGTGAAGCTGCAACCTCCTTCGGGAACAGAATTGGCCGCGTTTAACCCCATCCTTCCCCCAGCCTCAATCACGCAGGTCATGCTGCTGGCTAATCCAACAAAG GAGAAGGTGCGCCTGCGCTACAAGTTGGCGTTCACGCTTGGGGATGTACTGCGCAACGAAGTGGGGGAAGTGGACCAGTTCCCACCGCCTGAGGAGTGGGGACACCTATAA
- the gga3b gene encoding ADP-ribosylation factor-binding protein GGA3 isoform X1 — protein MAFQEGESLESWLNKATHPTNRQEDWEYIIGFCDQVNKELEGPQIAIPLLVHKIHSPQEWEALQALTVLEACMKNCGRRFHNEVGKYRFLNELIKVVSPKYMGDSAPEKVKTKIVEMLYSWTVAFSNEPKINEAYQTLRRQGLVTRDPELPLDRTLIPSPPTRPKHPVFDNEDMGKLLAELLRSKNPEDLQEANRLIKNMVKEDEVRVQKASKRNNTLEEVNINVKLLSEMLSHYDKDASSDSDKEIIKELYERCDKLRRATFKMATEAEDNDTSLGDILQASDDLSRVINSYKKIVEGLPINGDSQEPRGHAHSGQMMKRARAHSPETTDTLIDLDPPSPPQPAAPVRLCGDLSDILGDSSFPALPPPPKHPPGSLASQSNSPGHPPPEKASDALSLLDNELLSLGLNDDHPALLSDQSKPKLNDVSNQWSSMQAPASNTDLFGSAVGPLLPPAEPDFTSLQNLQDFAMMGFPSHKSHTMVGSTFGTPAVVLPPAPVSSSPSPASLLQGIVQGSPARTQNLASGPGSPLFRSLSPAHPAVQESPARAAQMSLSNVHVPLEAIRPSKVLPVTAYDKDGVRVLLNFASDSPPGRPDVLVMVVSMLNTAPLPVHGVVLQAAVPKSMKVKLQPPSGTELAAFNPILPPASITQVMLLANPTKEKVRLRYKLAFTLGDVLRNEVGEVDQFPPPEEWGHL, from the exons ATGGCGTTTCAGGAAGGGGAGTCGCTTGAATCCTGGCTAA ATAAAGCCACCCATCCAACAAACAGACAAGAGGACTGGGAGTATATAATAGGTTTCTGTGACCAAGTCAACAAAGAACTGGAAgg CCCCCAAATTGCAATACCACTACTGGTCCACAAAATCCATTCGCCACAAGAATGGGAAGCTCTTCAGGCTCTTACA GTGTTAGAGGCATGCATGAAGAACTGCGGGAGGAGGTTTCATAACGAAGTTGGGAAATACAGATTTTTAAACGAGCTGATTAAAGTTGTGTCTCCAAAG TACATGGGCGATAGTGCGCCTGAGAAGGTGAAGACAAAGATTGTAGAAATGCTGTACAGCTGGACCGTTGCATTCTCCAATGAGCCCAAGATAAACGAAGCCTACCAAACACTGAGAAGACAAG GCCTGGTGACACGGGATCCAGAATTACCGCTGGACCGGACTTTGATTCCCTCTCCGCCCACACGGCCCAAACACCCAGTATTCGACAATGAAGACATGGGGAAG CTCCTTGCTGAGCTTCTCCGCAGCAAAAATCCCGAAGACCTGCAGGAGGCCAACAGGTTAATCAAAAATATGGTGAAAGAG GATGAGGTGCGGGTGCAGAAGGCGTCAAAGCGCAACAACACACTGGAGGAGGTGAACATCAACGTCAAGCTCTTATCTGAGATGCTCTCCCACTATGACAAAGACGCCTCATCAGACTCCGACAAGGAGATTATTAAG GAACTGTATGAGCGCTGTGATAAGCTGAGGCGGGCCACTTTCAAAATGGCCACCGAGGCTGAGGACAATGACACCAGTTTAG GTGACATCCTGCAGGCTAGCGACGACCTCTCCAGAGTCATCAACTCCTACAAGAAAATAGTCGAGGGATTGCCCATCAATGGAGACAGCCAGGAGCCTCGTGGACACGCACACAGCGGTCAGATGATGAAGCGTGCGCGCGCAC ATTCGCCAGAGACGACGGACACGCTAATCGACCTGGACCCCCCGAGTCCTCCTCAGCCGGCGGCCCCCGTGCGGCTGTGCGGCGATCTGTCCGACATCTTGGGAGACTCGTCCTTCCCCGCCCTGCCTCCGCCTCCCAAACACCCGCCAGGCTCGCTGGCTAGTCAGAGCAACAGCCCGGGTCACCCTCCGCCCGAAAAGGCCTCCGACGCGCTCTCGCTTCTTGATAATGAGCTGCTGTCGTTAG GATTAAATGATGACCACCCCGCATTACTGAGCGACCAATCCAAACCAAAGCTGAACGACGTGTCTAATCAGTGGAGTTCCATGCAG GCCCCTGCATCCAATACGGATTTGTTTGGAAGTGCAGTAGGTCCGCTCTTGCCCCCAGCAGAACCCGACTTTACCTCGCTCCAGAACCTTCAAGACTTTGCTATGATGGGCTTCCCCAGTCATAAAAG TCACACAATGGTGGGAAGCACTTTTGGGACACCTGCAGTCGTTCTTCCCCCCGCACCCGTGTCGAGCTCCCCTTCTCCAGCTTCTCTCCTCCAGGGCATTGTACAGGGCTCTCCAGCGAGGACCCAGAACCTGGCCTCCGGCCCAGGAAGCCCACTGTTCCGCTCCCTGTCCCCAGCCCACCCTGCAGTCCAGGAAAGCCCAGCCAGAGCCGCACAGATGTCCCTAAGCAACGTACACGTTCCTCTGGAGGCCATCAGACCCA GTAAAGTGCTGCCGGTCACCGCCTACGACAAGGACGGCGTTCGGGTTCTGCTCAATTTTGCTTCCGACTCTCCCCCCGGCAGGCCCGATGTCTTGGTCATGGTGGTGTCCATGCTTAACACAGCGCCACTCCCTGTTCATGGGGTGGTACTGCAAGCTGCTGTACCAAAG TCAATGAAGGTGAAGCTGCAACCTCCTTCGGGAACAGAATTGGCCGCGTTTAACCCCATCCTTCCCCCAGCCTCAATCACGCAGGTCATGCTGCTGGCTAATCCAACAAAG GAGAAGGTGCGCCTGCGCTACAAGTTGGCGTTCACGCTTGGGGATGTACTGCGCAACGAAGTGGGGGAAGTGGACCAGTTCCCACCGCCTGAGGAGTGGGGACACCTATAA
- the mif4gdb gene encoding MIF4G domain-containing protein B isoform X2 — MENSPEDYKIQSFDLETQMLLKTALKDPGSVNLDKVSNIIVDQSLKDQVFSKEAGRICYTIVQAEAKQNNGSMFRRNLLNRLQQEFKEREGTRARSLQEWICFVTFICNIYDYLKVNNMPMVALVHPVYDCLMRLAQPDALMNEEEVDCLVLQLHRIGEQLEKSNGQRMDELFYLLRDGFLLQEGLTSMSRLLLLEILEFRAGGWVLSGTAHRYYYSEIAD; from the exons ATGGAAAACTCTCCAGAAGACTACAAGATCCAGTCATTTGATCTGGAAACACAAATGTTGCTCAAAACAGCCTTGAAAG ACCCAGGGTCAGTTAATCTGGACAAAGTGTCCAACATTATCGTGGACCAGTCGCTGAAGGACCAAGTGTTCAGCAAAGAAGCAGGACGCATCTGCTACACTATCGTTCAG GCAGAGGCCAAGCAGAACAACGGCAGCATGTTCAGAAGGAATTTGCTGAACAGGCTTCAGCAGGAGTTCAAGGAACGGGAGGGTACCCGAGCTCGTTCCCTGCAGGAGTGGATCTGTTTCGTCACCTTCATCTGCAACATCTACGACTACCTCAAA GTGAACAACATGCCCATGGTGGCGCTGGTCCACCCCGTGTACGACTGTCTGATGAGGCTGGCGCAACCCGACGCTCTGATGAATGAAGAGGAG GTGGACTGTCTGGTGCTGCAGCTCCATCGCATCGGCGAGCAGCTGGAGAAGTCGAACGGCCAGCGCATGGACGAGCTTTTCTACCTGCTGCGCGACGGCTTCCTGCTCCAGGAGGGCCTCACCTCCATGTCCCGCCTGCTGCTGCTAGAGATCCTGGAATTCAGGGCGGGGGGCTGGGTGCTCAGCGGCACAGCGCACAGATACTACTACAGCGAAATTGCAGACTGA
- the gga3b gene encoding ADP-ribosylation factor-binding protein GGA3 isoform X3 yields the protein MKNCGRRFHNEVGKYRFLNELIKVVSPKYMGDSAPEKVKTKIVEMLYSWTVAFSNEPKINEAYQTLRRQGLVTRDPELPLDRTLIPSPPTRPKHPVFDNEDMGKLLAELLRSKNPEDLQEANRLIKNMVKEDEVRVQKASKRNNTLEEVNINVKLLSEMLSHYDKDASSDSDKEIIKELYERCDKLRRATFKMATEAEDNDTSLGDILQASDDLSRVINSYKKIVEGLPINGDSQEPRGHAHSGQMMKRARAHSPETTDTLIDLDPPSPPQPAAPVRLCGDLSDILGDSSFPALPPPPKHPPGSLASQSNSPGHPPPEKASDALSLLDNELLSLGLNDDHPALLSDQSKPKLNDVSNQWSSMQAPASNTDLFGSAVGPLLPPAEPDFTSLQNLQDFAMMGFPSHKSHTMVGSTFGTPAVVLPPAPVSSSPSPASLLQGIVQGSPARTQNLASGPGSPLFRSLSPAHPAVQESPARAAQMSLSNVHVPLEAIRPSKVLPVTAYDKDGVRVLLNFASDSPPGRPDVLVMVVSMLNTAPLPVHGVVLQAAVPKSMKVKLQPPSGTELAAFNPILPPASITQVMLLANPTKEKVRLRYKLAFTLGDVLRNEVGEVDQFPPPEEWGHL from the exons ATGAAGAACTGCGGGAGGAGGTTTCATAACGAAGTTGGGAAATACAGATTTTTAAACGAGCTGATTAAAGTTGTGTCTCCAAAG TACATGGGCGATAGTGCGCCTGAGAAGGTGAAGACAAAGATTGTAGAAATGCTGTACAGCTGGACCGTTGCATTCTCCAATGAGCCCAAGATAAACGAAGCCTACCAAACACTGAGAAGACAAG GCCTGGTGACACGGGATCCAGAATTACCGCTGGACCGGACTTTGATTCCCTCTCCGCCCACACGGCCCAAACACCCAGTATTCGACAATGAAGACATGGGGAAG CTCCTTGCTGAGCTTCTCCGCAGCAAAAATCCCGAAGACCTGCAGGAGGCCAACAGGTTAATCAAAAATATGGTGAAAGAG GATGAGGTGCGGGTGCAGAAGGCGTCAAAGCGCAACAACACACTGGAGGAGGTGAACATCAACGTCAAGCTCTTATCTGAGATGCTCTCCCACTATGACAAAGACGCCTCATCAGACTCCGACAAGGAGATTATTAAG GAACTGTATGAGCGCTGTGATAAGCTGAGGCGGGCCACTTTCAAAATGGCCACCGAGGCTGAGGACAATGACACCAGTTTAG GTGACATCCTGCAGGCTAGCGACGACCTCTCCAGAGTCATCAACTCCTACAAGAAAATAGTCGAGGGATTGCCCATCAATGGAGACAGCCAGGAGCCTCGTGGACACGCACACAGCGGTCAGATGATGAAGCGTGCGCGCGCAC ATTCGCCAGAGACGACGGACACGCTAATCGACCTGGACCCCCCGAGTCCTCCTCAGCCGGCGGCCCCCGTGCGGCTGTGCGGCGATCTGTCCGACATCTTGGGAGACTCGTCCTTCCCCGCCCTGCCTCCGCCTCCCAAACACCCGCCAGGCTCGCTGGCTAGTCAGAGCAACAGCCCGGGTCACCCTCCGCCCGAAAAGGCCTCCGACGCGCTCTCGCTTCTTGATAATGAGCTGCTGTCGTTAG GATTAAATGATGACCACCCCGCATTACTGAGCGACCAATCCAAACCAAAGCTGAACGACGTGTCTAATCAGTGGAGTTCCATGCAG GCCCCTGCATCCAATACGGATTTGTTTGGAAGTGCAGTAGGTCCGCTCTTGCCCCCAGCAGAACCCGACTTTACCTCGCTCCAGAACCTTCAAGACTTTGCTATGATGGGCTTCCCCAGTCATAAAAG TCACACAATGGTGGGAAGCACTTTTGGGACACCTGCAGTCGTTCTTCCCCCCGCACCCGTGTCGAGCTCCCCTTCTCCAGCTTCTCTCCTCCAGGGCATTGTACAGGGCTCTCCAGCGAGGACCCAGAACCTGGCCTCCGGCCCAGGAAGCCCACTGTTCCGCTCCCTGTCCCCAGCCCACCCTGCAGTCCAGGAAAGCCCAGCCAGAGCCGCACAGATGTCCCTAAGCAACGTACACGTTCCTCTGGAGGCCATCAGACCCA GTAAAGTGCTGCCGGTCACCGCCTACGACAAGGACGGCGTTCGGGTTCTGCTCAATTTTGCTTCCGACTCTCCCCCCGGCAGGCCCGATGTCTTGGTCATGGTGGTGTCCATGCTTAACACAGCGCCACTCCCTGTTCATGGGGTGGTACTGCAAGCTGCTGTACCAAAG TCAATGAAGGTGAAGCTGCAACCTCCTTCGGGAACAGAATTGGCCGCGTTTAACCCCATCCTTCCCCCAGCCTCAATCACGCAGGTCATGCTGCTGGCTAATCCAACAAAG GAGAAGGTGCGCCTGCGCTACAAGTTGGCGTTCACGCTTGGGGATGTACTGCGCAACGAAGTGGGGGAAGTGGACCAGTTCCCACCGCCTGAGGAGTGGGGACACCTATAA
- the mif4gdb gene encoding MIF4G domain-containing protein B isoform X1 — translation MSPIPLLRYEIILILEYTRMNVCWVIHLKINQFDDTTGFWSYCCLCLLNSLAMENSPEDYKIQSFDLETQMLLKTALKDPGSVNLDKVSNIIVDQSLKDQVFSKEAGRICYTIVQAEAKQNNGSMFRRNLLNRLQQEFKEREGTRARSLQEWICFVTFICNIYDYLKVNNMPMVALVHPVYDCLMRLAQPDALMNEEEVDCLVLQLHRIGEQLEKSNGQRMDELFYLLRDGFLLQEGLTSMSRLLLLEILEFRAGGWVLSGTAHRYYYSEIAD, via the exons ATGTCGCCAATCCCCCTGCTACGCTATGAAATAATTCTCATTTTAGAATATACAAGAATGAACGTGTGCTGGGTCATTCATCTAAAAATCAA CCAATTTGATGACACCACAGGATTTTGGAGCTATTGTTGTCTCTGCCTGCTAAATAGTTTAG CTATGGAAAACTCTCCAGAAGACTACAAGATCCAGTCATTTGATCTGGAAACACAAATGTTGCTCAAAACAGCCTTGAAAG ACCCAGGGTCAGTTAATCTGGACAAAGTGTCCAACATTATCGTGGACCAGTCGCTGAAGGACCAAGTGTTCAGCAAAGAAGCAGGACGCATCTGCTACACTATCGTTCAG GCAGAGGCCAAGCAGAACAACGGCAGCATGTTCAGAAGGAATTTGCTGAACAGGCTTCAGCAGGAGTTCAAGGAACGGGAGGGTACCCGAGCTCGTTCCCTGCAGGAGTGGATCTGTTTCGTCACCTTCATCTGCAACATCTACGACTACCTCAAA GTGAACAACATGCCCATGGTGGCGCTGGTCCACCCCGTGTACGACTGTCTGATGAGGCTGGCGCAACCCGACGCTCTGATGAATGAAGAGGAG GTGGACTGTCTGGTGCTGCAGCTCCATCGCATCGGCGAGCAGCTGGAGAAGTCGAACGGCCAGCGCATGGACGAGCTTTTCTACCTGCTGCGCGACGGCTTCCTGCTCCAGGAGGGCCTCACCTCCATGTCCCGCCTGCTGCTGCTAGAGATCCTGGAATTCAGGGCGGGGGGCTGGGTGCTCAGCGGCACAGCGCACAGATACTACTACAGCGAAATTGCAGACTGA